A single window of bacterium DNA harbors:
- a CDS encoding ABC transporter permease, whose protein sequence is MTSSKIRQNFIFSLLLLTFLVLTLTAAPWRWTMSWLFPSLDKVIYDLVPFPRLVMEHLILVSTAGVMATAVGLAAGITVTRPWGRDLLQAVNGMASLGQTFPPVAVLAIAVPVVGFGFKPTVIALFLYGVLPVIRNTIAGIQAVDPDIPEAAAGMGMTPAQILTRVELPLAWPVILTGIRISTIIGIGTATLGATIGAGGLGRPIIAGLIGENPAYILEGAVLVGLFAVIVDLGLGKLEGKSSL, encoded by the coding sequence ATGACATCGTCGAAAATAAGACAGAATTTCATTTTCAGCCTGCTGCTGCTGACATTTCTGGTTCTTACCCTGACAGCGGCCCCATGGCGCTGGACCATGTCGTGGCTCTTCCCGTCCCTGGACAAGGTCATCTACGACCTGGTCCCCTTCCCCAGGCTGGTCATGGAACATCTGATCCTGGTGTCCACAGCCGGCGTCATGGCTACCGCGGTCGGACTTGCGGCCGGGATCACCGTTACACGGCCCTGGGGCCGGGATCTTCTCCAGGCAGTCAACGGCATGGCTTCCCTCGGGCAGACCTTCCCCCCGGTAGCTGTCCTTGCCATAGCGGTGCCCGTGGTCGGTTTCGGGTTCAAACCCACAGTGATCGCCCTGTTCCTGTATGGTGTGCTCCCGGTCATCCGCAATACTATCGCCGGTATCCAGGCCGTAGACCCGGACATCCCGGAAGCTGCCGCGGGGATGGGTATGACACCCGCCCAGATCCTCACACGGGTCGAACTCCCCCTCGCCTGGCCCGTGATCCTGACCGGGATAAGGATTTCCACCATCATCGGTATCGGCACAGCCACGCTGGGAGCCACCATCGGAGCCGGGGGGCTGGGAAGACCTATCATCGCCGGTCTCATCGGCGAAAACCCCGCCTATATTCTGGAGGGAGCCGTCCTGGTGGGCCTGTTTGCCGTGATCGTGGACCTGGGGTTGGGGAAGCTGGAAGGTAAATCCAGTCTCTGA